From one Lotus japonicus ecotype B-129 chromosome 3, LjGifu_v1.2 genomic stretch:
- the LOC130746905 gene encoding CASP-like protein 1C1 has product MAKTRWICHLLVRFLAFAATLSAVIVMATSHERAGFLAISFEAKYTNTPAFKYFVIANSVVTVYGFLVFFLPAESLLWRLVVAMDLVFTMLLISSISAALTIAEVGKKGNSYAAWLPICDSVPKFCDQVTGALIAGFIAVIVYMILLLHSIHSVLDPLLLRKT; this is encoded by the exons ATGGCCAAGACCAGGTGGATCTGCCATCTTTTGGTGAGGTTCTTGGCCTTtgcagccacactttcagcagtGATTGTCATGGCTACTAGCCATGAGAGAGCTGGCTTCTTGGCTATATCCTTCGAAGCAAAATACACTAACACCCCTGCATTCAA GTACTTTGTGATTGCAAACTCTGTTGTTACCGTCTATGGAtttcttgtcttctttcttCCTGCAGAAAGCTTGCTCTGGCGACTAGTGGTCGCCATGGATTTG GTGTTCACCATGTTACTCATCTCAAGCATATCTGCAGCATTGACTATAGCTGAAGTGGGAAAGAAAGGGAACAGTTATGCAGCTTGGCTTCCAATATGCGATTCAGTGCCCAAATTTTGTGATCAAGTGACAGGAGCTTTAATAGCTGGTTTCATTGCCGTCATTGTCTACATGATTCTTCTGTTGCATTCCATTCATAGTGTCCTAGACCCTCTACTATTGAGAAAAACTTGA
- the LOC130742919 gene encoding GPI-anchored protein LLG3-like: protein MGSNAFFSFILSVFLLATLASASTFISNDIFQSETSRGRTLLQADQKPCSVMFEYENYSVLTSQCKGPNYPARVCCEAFKQFACPYTEVINDLSTDCAASMFDWIYIYGKYPAGLFYKNCKEGKEGLDCRSVQPHHGHHRLGGHHRRGGHHG from the exons ATGGGTTCAAATGCATTCTTCTCTTTCATTCTTTCTGTTTTCCTCCTAGCCACATTGGCCTCTGCTTCCACCTTCATTTCAA ATGACATATTTCAGTCTGAGACATCCAGGGGACGTACCCTCCTACAAGCTGATCAGAAAC CCTGTTCAGTTATGTTTGAGTACGAGAACTACTCAGTCCTAACAAGCCAATGCAAGGGACCAAATTACCCAGCTAGAGTATGCTGTGAGGCATTCAAGCAATTTGCTTGCCCCTATACAGAAGTGATCAATGATCTAAGCACTGATTGTGCTGCATCTATGTTTGATTGGATATATATCTATGGCAAATACCCCGCTGGCTTGTTTTATAAGAACTGCAAAGAAGGGAAGGAAGGTCTTGATTGCAGAAGTGTACAACCACACCACGGTCATCATCGCCTAGGCGGTCATCATCGTCGCGGAGGTCATCATGGCTAA
- the LOC130742921 gene encoding uncharacterized protein LOC130742921 has product MKKSTLLAASIAVAAAAISTSSSSQPPLQVQGSIPNLAGNSTPFSLRFRLKPSGSETRITPLREIVKRALVLQRRGHSGPSPAERAAMKEKFKPRYDGLRFIETLVTAHR; this is encoded by the coding sequence ATGAAGAAATCCACCCTCCTCGCAGCCTCCATCGCCGTCGCCGCCGCCGCCATCTCAACTTCATCTTCCTCACAGCCTCCTCTTCAGGTACAAGGCTCCATTCCCAACCTCGCCGGAAACTCCACCCCATTCTCATTGAGATTCCGTCTCAAACCATCGGGATCTGAGACCCGTATAACGCCGCTCCGTGAAATCGTCAAGCGCGCTCTGGTTTTGCAAAGACGGGGCCACAGTGGCCCTTCGCCGGCGGAGCGCGCGGCTATGAAGGAGAAGTTCAAGCCGAGATACGATGGGTTGCGGTTCATTGAAACGCTGGTCACTGCTCACAGATGA
- the LOC130742920 gene encoding GPI-anchored protein LLG3-like, with the protein MGSNAFFSSILCVFLLATLASASPFLSNDIFESGASTGRALLQAKKACTVDFEHQNYTILTSQCKGPQYPPKLCCEAFKQFACPFSEDINDLTTDCSAVMFSYINIYGKYPPGLFANECKEGKDGLNCSTVKPVNSTESSNSVHVAAPYSVLLVSTVLGLFFHLF; encoded by the exons ATGGGTTCAAATGCCTTCTTCTCTTCCATTCTCTGTGTTTTCCTCCTAGCCACATTGGCCTCCGCTTCCCCTTTTCTTTCTA ATGACATATTTGAGTCTGGGGCATCCACGGGCCGTGCCCTCCTACAGGCTAAGAAAG CTTGTACAGTTGACTTTGAGCACCAGAACTACACAATCCTCACAAGCCAATGCAAGGGACCCCAATACCCACCGAAACTTTGCTGTGAGGCATTCAAGCAATTTGCATGCCCCTTTTCAGAGGATATCAATGACTTGACAACTGATTGTTCTGCAGTCATGTTCAGTTATATAAACATCTATGGCAAATATCCACCTGGCTTGTTTGCTAATGAGTGCAAAGAAGGGAAGGATGGTCTTAATTGCAGTACAGTAAAACCAGTCAATAGCACTGAATCTTCCAACAGTGTTCATGTGGCTGCTCCTTACTCTGTGTTGCTAGTTTCCACAGTCCTGGGATTATTTTTCCATTTGTTCTGA
- the LOC130746904 gene encoding riboflavin synthase yields the protein MTASTSSLLTFTLTTTPNIAANRHHSTFTNLRFNPIAKPSPLRFFLPLTPQNPHHHRRRSAVVTNMFTGLVEELGTVKQLGMASHGGFDLNVEAKTVLEGVILGDSIAVNGTCLTVTEFDLEGSNFTVGLSPETLRKTSLEELEPGSVVNLERALLPTTRMGGHFVQGHVDGTGVIVSMDAEGDSLWVKVKAEKEVLKYIVPKGFIAVDGTSLTVVDVFDDEGCFNFMLVAYTQQKVVIPLKKVGRKVNLEVDILGKYVERLLSSGFVQSIANTNS from the coding sequence ATGACAGCTTCAACTTCCTCTCTTCTCACCTTCACACTCACCACAACCCCAAACATCGCTGCAAATCGCCACCATTCCACATTCACCAATCTCCGATTCAACCCCATAGCCAAACCTTCCCCTCTACGCTTCTTCCTTCCCCTAACTCCTCAAAACccgcaccaccaccgccgccgcagCGCCGTCGTCACAAACATGTTCACCGGCCTAGTTGAAGAATTGGGCACCGTCAAGCAGCTGGGCATGGCCTCTCACGGCGGCTTTGACTTGAACGTTGAGGCCAAGACTGTCCTGGAGGGTGTCATCCTCGGCGACAGTATTGCTGTCAATGGTACTTGCCTCACGGTGACGGAGTTTGACCTGGAGGGTTCGAACTTTACGGTTGGGTTGTCGCCGGAGACGCTGAGGAAGACTTCTCTTGAGGAATTGGAACCTGGGTCGGTGGTGAATCTGGAGCGGGCTTTGTTGCCCACGACCCGGATGGGTGGGCATTTTGTGCAGGGTCACGTGGATGGCACGGGGGTGATTGTGTCCATGGATGCTGAAGGGGATTCTTTGTGGGTGAAGGTGAAGGCTGAGAAGGAGGTGCTCAAGTATATTGTGCCAAAAGGGTTTATTGCTGTGGATGGGACTAGTTTGACTGTGGTTGATGTGTTTGATGATGAAGGGTGCTTCAATTTCATGTTGGTGGCTTATACTCAGCAGAAGGTGGTCATTCCTTTGAAGAAGGTTGGGCGGAAGGTGAATCTTGAGGTGGATATCCTTGGAAAGTATGTGGAGAGGCTTCTCAGTAGTGGTTTTGTTCAGTCCATTGCAAATACAAATTCTTGA